The genomic window GAGTAAATTAATTAACAAACCTGACTGGCATGAATGCACTATAGCTCTTCCTTATTAAGAATAATGTAATGTTGGGACTTTTTACAAGACAATACATTACTAGCTGTTGTACGGGCACATTGTTGTATAGTTCATTGAAATGCAATGAGCAGTTGTAAAGTACTTGATTCCGGCAGGTTGATGATTTGTTACTTTCCAAAGCTACAGGTGTTTCTATGCTGAAAGGTTGTAATCACCATTTGGTTATCAGAAAACCAAAACCCCTTTATGTTAGCCTTCAGAGTGAATGCCATAATACATTTTGAATATCTGGAGTTGTCTATAGGCAAGTTTTTGGCACAGGTGAAACATTTTAGATGAGTTGAGAAAATGATGGATGTTTTTTTTGGATAAAATATAGATTCCTGTCATATGTATTAATGTATTCCATTTCTTTGAAGGTTCACATCAAATCAAGAATGTCATACCTTTCGCCCATCTTAGTTATTGGAGGACAAGGAGGTTCTGCCTTTGACTTCAGTGGTACCAACAGTGGAGCAACACTGAAAAAGATATGGGTGTGGGTTGTGAGCTCGCGGGTGAAGGCTTTGAAGATTTGGCTTACTGATGGTCAAAACCAAGAATTTGGAAATCCTGCAGGGGATTTTTCTGAATTTGAGTTCGGGGATGGAGAGCATATCACCAAGCTTTCACTGTGGGGAAATGGTGCTGGAACACGTTTGGGTGCTATAAAATTCCGAACAAGTTCCTCACGGGAGTTCTTTCCTCAAATGACCGAATGGGGGCTGAAAACTGAGTACCATATTGATGTTGGCTCTGGGATCTGCGTTGGACTTTGTGGAAGGTCTGGTTCAGACATTGATTCCTTAGGTTTCCAATTCATTAATACCATCAAGTCTACCGTATTGAAGGATGTCCAGTACCCCACACTTCATGATGTAATACCCCAGGTGGCTGTTGAGGAAATCAAGTCCATGACCTACGAAAACAAATCTACTGTCACTCAAGAATACACATTGGAAACGTCTAAAACCGTCACCAAAAAGTCATCGTGGTCTGTGACCAACAAGTTAGAAACAAGCTTTAACATTGAGGTGAAAGCAGGAATTCCAGAGGTAATAGAAGTATCTACTGGATTTAGCTTCACAGTGGGAACAGAAAGCACACATACTTTAGAAGAAGAGACATCCACTACTGAGACTCTGTCTTTTCCGGTTAGTGTTCCTGCTGGGAAGACCGTACATGTTGACGTCACTATTGGTAGAGTTACAGTTGATCTCCCCTACACTGCCACAGTggaaattacctgtctcaataaCAGTGTTCTGAAGTTTAACACCAGTGGAACCTACTATGGTCTCACTTACACAGATGTAAAAGTAGTTACAAAGTAAAATCCTTAAACTGTTGCATAGGCAGATTCACAATGATTTATGTGATGTCTATGTCTGAAATAGTTATCTGAGGACAGATCAATGTCATCAAAGAAACCATAGTTTAAACTGATGTGTTTAACTTGTGAAAGAGACCATGGGACAACATAGTGAACTATTTGATTACGTTTGAAGAATGGTGATTTCAATCGTTGATTTCAATGTGTAATGATATCACCCCAAAAAATCGGTATAAATGgaatacagtaaaaaaaacaacaacaaaaaaacattgcttTTAGAAATGACGTGTCAAATCCTAATGTCCGCTGTTGCAGGAGAACTCCTGAGGGTGTATAAAATCCTGTTCATATCAATTTTACTTCATGTAAGACAACTAGAAAATGTATAggcagtgtctcctctatgaattCAATCATTAAAAGAAGTGCTTGACCAAATTGTATTTGCTGTTTGAGCTTTAGTGCTTGCCTCGTGTATCAGTTAAAAAAGTGTGCTGTGGCTAAGTTTCCACAGCATGTGGAAGTCTACTCAGTTGCTGTACTAACCATTTTGTAAAACAATCCATCAATAAAATCTAGCAATTCAGATTTCTTTGTGATATTTTTCTTCATGACAAGCTAATTTCCCAAAGCACACCTACTTAGTTTTCCAAATTGATCAGATTTTAGTCTTGGACAAATGAGCCTGACGTGAGAAGCTTGCAGTGTCCTAGAAACCAGTTTTCTACTATTGTGGACACCCGTAAaggtgtttgtttattttgtctTTTCCACAGGGGCAGTTCATAAAAGTGACCACTAAGTGATGCCCTGGAACTACAATTACAATTTGaccatttatttatatttttgtattaaagACAATGCAGGTGACCATAAGCATGTAAacttgtatgtgtgcatatgtgtgtatgtatgggtatGTGTACCGTAGTAACCACGCAGCTCACTCATGCTTTGACCTCGTATGACCCCAAAAAACGACACAATCAGGGACAGGTTTAGCCCAGGTAGGGCATTTATTTAACAGAAAACACAAAAGTAAAGCAATCCTCAATTAACCTAACCCTCAATGGAGGGAAAGGTCCACGGTCATCTCACATGGTCCTGGTGTCTCTCTAAGCTGGACAAAAAAGATAACAAGAAGGCATGTAATTTTCAATGTGGCTCTCACCTCAATTGCTCCCTTTTGATCCTTTACTGGCCGGCTTTTATGCTGTGCCTCGCCCTGATTGGCTGACGAGGCGCAACTGTGGTCCTTGTTAGCTGGTCGGGGAGCGGGAAGTACCTCCCCTGGATCACTCGAGCACCAGGATTGCCACAGTTATGGGTATGTATGTCAAAAACATACAAACAGCTGGAGTGATGAGGTATTTTGTTAATCTTGTATATATCGTCTCTGTTCCTTTGTGAAAATgtgttgtttacatttagtagacgctcttatccagagcgacttacagtaagtacagggacattcccccgaggcaagtagagtgaagtgccttgcccaaggacacaacgtcagttgg from Osmerus eperlanus chromosome 28, fOsmEpe2.1, whole genome shotgun sequence includes these protein-coding regions:
- the LOC134015213 gene encoding aerolysin-like protein → MSYLSPILVIGGQGGSAFDFSGTNSGATLKKIWVWVVSSRVKALKIWLTDGQNQEFGNPAGDFSEFEFGDGEHITKLSLWGNGAGTRLGAIKFRTSSSREFFPQMTEWGLKTEYHIDVGSGICVGLCGRSGSDIDSLGFQFINTIKSTVLKDVQYPTLHDVIPQVAVEEIKSMTYENKSTVTQEYTLETSKTVTKKSSWSVTNKLETSFNIEVKAGIPEVIEVSTGFSFTVGTESTHTLEEETSTTETLSFPVSVPAGKTVHVDVTIGRVTVDLPYTATVEITCLNNSVLKFNTSGTYYGLTYTDVKVVTK